A genomic segment from Pseudomonas sp. S09G 359 encodes:
- a CDS encoding tyrosinase family protein, whose translation MIVAKPTWTADIQGLFSAPYWIPATERAAVAATWVGCMNAYEVFLEDPGSVKTWSQTIYQHLASRNMPLTTDPQQFWPIDALETFRQWVNQGWRLDADSPFDVAERIPPPTLPQPVQRVRQDIRALSPEQLNRYRARLDDVMHIGDPDSGAPWQRYAYIHTNWCLHYQEAFALWHRAYLLYLEALIDCPIPYWDWMAADASVDGSPQAGLPQAFLDETYVHPHTGEVRRNPLRYAAAKDGRSKVCARGDVDGVDCLYVQRNPLFYTQGEAFRIERTRLYGMSRIFQQQVVDALAFSTFSQPQGVPGYPWANITSFDPPQPDNLYPNRALNFDGLYEQPHDNYHGWIGGDMADNAYTAFDPVFCSYHANIDRMLEVWIRANPAAQYTTQCVLQPFAGREANSVNFTSADAWCYTTLGDMAQDSRHIGYDYGAPVAPQFGATKTCCQAHAASTGPWVVFDHVRCTHDTFLIDVFLNQPDASVHHVSADNPHYVGRFSRIGMGLVDDKGRCITQGVSRALNAARSAKALSLTPTDAAQLSLIVTHLDSGQVLAPDAYAPLPGFIAQLVWDDPRLTAAGPAPRAGCCSTSANTNAGEPT comes from the coding sequence ATGATAGTCGCGAAACCGACATGGACCGCTGATATCCAAGGACTTTTCAGCGCGCCCTACTGGATACCCGCCACCGAACGCGCCGCTGTAGCCGCCACGTGGGTAGGCTGCATGAATGCCTACGAGGTGTTCCTCGAAGACCCGGGCTCGGTAAAAACCTGGTCGCAAACCATCTACCAGCACCTCGCCTCGCGCAACATGCCGCTGACCACCGACCCGCAGCAATTCTGGCCCATCGATGCCCTGGAAACCTTTCGCCAATGGGTCAACCAGGGCTGGCGGCTCGACGCCGACTCACCGTTCGACGTGGCCGAGCGCATCCCCCCGCCGACACTGCCGCAGCCCGTCCAACGCGTGCGCCAGGACATCCGCGCCCTGAGCCCGGAGCAATTGAACCGGTACCGCGCGCGCCTGGACGATGTGATGCACATCGGCGATCCGGACAGCGGCGCGCCCTGGCAGCGTTACGCCTACATCCACACAAACTGGTGCCTGCATTACCAGGAAGCGTTCGCCCTGTGGCACCGCGCGTATCTGCTGTACCTCGAAGCCCTGATCGACTGCCCGATCCCTTATTGGGACTGGATGGCCGCCGACGCCAGTGTCGACGGCAGCCCTCAAGCGGGCCTGCCCCAGGCGTTCCTCGATGAAACCTATGTGCACCCGCACACCGGCGAGGTGCGGCGTAACCCGCTGCGCTACGCGGCAGCCAAGGATGGCCGCTCCAAAGTGTGCGCGCGCGGCGACGTCGACGGCGTGGACTGCCTGTACGTACAACGCAACCCGCTGTTCTACACCCAAGGCGAGGCGTTTCGCATCGAACGTACGCGCCTGTATGGCATGAGCCGGATCTTCCAGCAGCAAGTGGTCGACGCGCTCGCCTTCAGCACCTTCAGCCAGCCCCAGGGCGTGCCGGGCTACCCGTGGGCCAACATCACCAGTTTCGACCCGCCGCAACCGGACAACCTGTACCCCAACCGCGCGCTGAATTTCGACGGGCTCTACGAGCAGCCCCACGACAACTACCACGGCTGGATCGGCGGCGACATGGCCGACAACGCCTACACCGCCTTCGACCCGGTGTTCTGCTCCTACCACGCCAATATCGACCGCATGCTGGAAGTGTGGATTCGCGCCAACCCCGCCGCGCAGTACACCACCCAGTGCGTGCTGCAACCGTTCGCCGGGCGTGAGGCCAACAGCGTGAACTTCACCAGCGCGGACGCCTGGTGCTACACCACCCTGGGCGACATGGCCCAGGACAGCCGGCATATCGGCTACGACTACGGCGCGCCCGTGGCGCCCCAGTTCGGCGCGACAAAAACCTGCTGCCAGGCACACGCAGCGAGCACCGGCCCGTGGGTGGTGTTCGACCATGTGCGCTGCACCCACGACACCTTCCTGATCGATGTATTCCTCAACCAGCCCGACGCCAGCGTGCACCACGTCAGTGCGGACAACCCCCATTACGTCGGGCGTTTCAGCCGTATCGGCATGGGCCTGGTGGATGACAAGGGCCGCTGCATCACCCAGGGCGTCTCGCGGGCGCTGAACGCCGCACGCAGCGCCAAGGCCCTGAGCCTCACGCCCACCGACGCGGCGCAGTTATCGCTGATCGTGACCCATCTCGATAGTGGCCAGGTATTGGCGCCCGACGCTTACGCGCCGCTGCCTGGCTTTATCGCCCAACTGGTGTGGGACGACCCACGCCTGACCGCCGCCGGCCCCGCTCCGAGGGCCGGTTGCTGCTCCACCTCCGCCAACACCAACGCTGGAGAACCGACATGA
- a CDS encoding Lrp/AsnC family transcriptional regulator, whose amino-acid sequence MDLKILGRLQKDCGQSLDLLSDSVGLSSTSCYRRIRRMESVGIIKAKVAVLDERKLGIQVTAFFLIKLDKDSHDIDRRMQHILASHPEIQDCYLMTGEFDFVMVAKFRDATEYTEYIYRFLETYREIPIRTYSSTLVVRTVKKSYELPLYM is encoded by the coding sequence ATGGATCTGAAGATCCTGGGCCGGCTGCAAAAGGATTGCGGCCAGAGCCTGGACTTGTTGAGCGACAGCGTGGGGCTGTCATCCACCAGTTGTTACCGGCGGATTCGCCGGATGGAAAGCGTGGGGATTATCAAGGCTAAAGTGGCGGTGTTGGATGAGCGCAAGCTGGGTATCCAGGTGACGGCGTTTTTCCTGATCAAGCTGGATAAGGACAGCCATGATATTGATCGCAGGATGCAGCATATTCTTGCGAGTCATCCGGAGATTCAGGATTGTTACTTGATGACCGGGGAGTTTGATTTTGTGATGGTTGCGAAGTTTCGCGATGCTACGGAGTACACCGAGTATATCTATCGGTTTCTGGAGACTTATCGGGAAATTCCGATTCGTACGTATTCTTCTACGTTGGTGGTACGTACGGTTAAGAAGTCTTATGAGTTGCCTTTGTATATGTGA
- a CDS encoding transposase, which translates to MERYSKVGMQELDQRLSKIVEAARKKPVSVYRYGAPWVWIVSQEDWQGALKEVASFIPAGHSLVLLRPQIDEVLDQHRDWLAAEPTMSIAPQTVLQILLLQLLYSVPSEQQLHEQLNYNLLFRWFVGLDLNQKVWSIHVLTRDIATLLDNPRAVQLIQKIIGDVFCGALLHMPEFSLNFALLHTWLARHGSTSISSN; encoded by the coding sequence ATGGAACGTTACTCGAAAGTCGGCATGCAGGAGCTCGATCAGCGCCTGTCGAAGATCGTCGAAGCGGCGCGCAAGAAGCCGGTGTCGGTCTATCGCTACGGCGCGCCGTGGGTATGGATCGTCTCCCAGGAGGATTGGCAAGGCGCCTTGAAGGAAGTCGCCAGCTTCATCCCGGCGGGCCATTCCCTGGTGCTGCTGCGCCCGCAGATCGATGAAGTACTGGACCAGCATCGTGACTGGCTGGCGGCCGAACCCACGATGTCGATTGCGCCACAGACCGTGTTGCAGATCCTGCTGCTGCAGCTGTTGTATTCCGTGCCCAGCGAACAGCAACTGCATGAACAGCTCAACTACAACCTGCTGTTCCGTTGGTTCGTCGGCCTGGACCTGAACCAGAAGGTCTGGAGCATCCACGTGCTCACCCGCGACATCGCCACGCTGCTGGACAACCCGCGCGCGGTGCAACTTATCCAGAAAATCATCGGTGACGTGTTTTGTGGCGCCTTGCTGCACATGCCGGAGTTCTCCTTGAACTTCGCCCTGTTGCACACCTGGCTGGCACGGCATGGCAGCACCTCGATATCCAGCAATTGA
- a CDS encoding ShlB/FhaC/HecB family hemolysin secretion/activation protein, giving the protein MEHLFKLTLALCCVTLGSLTQTARAEEETARKVDVNEYFVRGNTVLDAATIEEAVYPFLGPQKTLDDIEGARDALQKIYQARGYQSVFVELPEQKVDDGIVYLQVSETKVGRVRVVGAKHYSPVEIREQVPGLEEGTVPDFATVQTQLAGLNRGAGRQVTPLVREGQRPGTMDVDLQVEDQNPWHASIGLNNDYSADTEKLRSVATLGYDNLWQLGHSISLTYFTAPQDTDNAKVWSGSYTAPLNERWSLQFSGYQSDSNIATIGGSNVLGKGHSYGVSAIYSLPAAGNWANSFSFGIDFKDFDEEMKFGSSSDQVPLKYAPFNFGYNGYRYTEQSQLGLGLNLVVGTRAFFGYGSDAEEFDYKRYKASASFAVLKGDLNYTYTFANDWQSASKAGFQLASGPLVSNEQYSAGGATSVRGYLAAERTGDDGYLLSQELRTPSLAKFLGSYVQEWRFYAFAEGARMRLHDPLPEQEDEYSLASVGLGTRASLSKWLSGSLDWGYPLLDGPNTQKQDSRLHFSVQATF; this is encoded by the coding sequence GTGGAGCATCTGTTCAAATTAACGTTGGCGCTGTGTTGCGTGACGCTGGGGAGCTTGACGCAAACCGCGCGGGCCGAGGAGGAAACGGCGCGCAAGGTGGACGTCAACGAGTACTTCGTGCGCGGCAATACCGTGCTCGATGCGGCGACGATCGAGGAGGCGGTGTACCCGTTTCTCGGGCCACAAAAGACCCTGGACGATATCGAAGGCGCCCGTGATGCGCTGCAGAAAATCTACCAGGCGCGCGGTTATCAGTCGGTGTTTGTCGAGCTGCCGGAGCAGAAGGTCGATGACGGCATCGTCTACCTGCAAGTCAGCGAAACCAAGGTCGGCCGCGTGCGAGTGGTCGGCGCCAAGCATTACTCGCCGGTGGAGATCCGCGAGCAAGTGCCGGGCCTGGAGGAGGGCACGGTGCCGGACTTTGCCACGGTGCAAACCCAGCTCGCCGGCCTTAACCGTGGGGCCGGGCGCCAGGTCACGCCGCTGGTGCGTGAAGGCCAGCGCCCGGGCACCATGGATGTGGATCTGCAGGTGGAGGACCAGAACCCCTGGCACGCCAGCATCGGTCTGAACAACGACTACAGCGCCGACACCGAAAAACTGCGCTCAGTCGCGACCCTCGGCTACGACAACCTGTGGCAACTGGGCCACAGCATTTCCCTGACCTACTTCACCGCCCCCCAGGACACCGACAATGCCAAGGTCTGGTCGGGCTCCTACACCGCGCCGCTGAACGAGCGATGGAGCCTGCAGTTCTCCGGCTACCAGTCCGACAGCAATATCGCGACCATCGGCGGCAGCAACGTGTTGGGCAAGGGCCACTCCTACGGGGTGTCGGCGATCTACAGCCTGCCGGCCGCCGGTAATTGGGCCAACTCGTTCTCGTTCGGCATCGACTTCAAGGATTTCGACGAGGAGATGAAGTTCGGGTCCAGCAGCGACCAGGTGCCGCTCAAATACGCACCGTTTAACTTCGGCTACAACGGCTATCGCTACACCGAGCAATCGCAACTGGGCCTGGGCTTGAACCTGGTGGTGGGCACGCGTGCGTTTTTCGGCTACGGCAGCGACGCCGAGGAGTTCGACTACAAACGCTACAAGGCCAGCGCCAGTTTTGCCGTGCTCAAGGGCGACCTGAATTACACCTACACCTTCGCCAACGATTGGCAGTCCGCCTCCAAGGCCGGCTTCCAGTTGGCCTCGGGGCCGCTGGTGTCCAACGAGCAGTACTCCGCCGGCGGCGCCACCTCGGTGCGCGGTTACCTGGCGGCCGAGCGCACGGGGGATGACGGTTATCTGCTCTCCCAGGAATTGCGCACCCCGTCCCTGGCCAAGTTCCTCGGCAGCTACGTGCAGGAATGGCGCTTCTACGCCTTCGCCGAAGGCGCACGCATGCGTCTGCACGACCCACTGCCCGAGCAGGAAGACGAATACAGCCTGGCCAGTGTCGGCCTGGGCACCCGCGCCAGTTTGAGCAAATGGTTGTCCGGCAGCCTGGATTGGGGCTACCCGCTGCTCGATGGACCGAACACCCAGAAACAGGACTCGCGACTGCACTTCAGTGTGCAGGCGACTTTCTGA
- a CDS encoding DUF2341 domain-containing protein, translating into MQRLILSLLICLGFALPATAHAWWQDDWHYRKQISVDTTAQGAAISQALGRTALLVRLHTGNFTFDGVKDDGADLRFVSADDKTVFNHQIESFDPLMGMALIWVDVPKVEGGQRQDLWMYYGNQKAPATANGQLTFDPNYTALYHFDGANGTPARDTTAYANTSVNASGASIDGVIGRALQFAGQPLLLPASPSLQHAAGGAFTASAWLRLDQASGEQVVLARRDGPHSLLLGVNQGMPFVDVDGQRGVSTQPLNPGQWQHLAFTAEGEKITLYVNGRETATLAVALPAFNTQLAVGADLPDAGSTHLPFAGAIDELRLSKVARPGALLLADANAQGAESKLVAYGVDEEQSGFGFGSLGFLLNAVPVDAWVIILVLVAMMFQSWVIMLRKNRQVSRVSSANEIFREHFAQIGTRLEMYADDAQLGERLRHSSLWRLYLVAVKEIRTRRAQGADTSSVSAATIEAIRCSMDGVRTRENQQLSAKLSTLSNAIAGGPYIGLLGTVLGIMVVFLGTAMAGDVNINAIAPGMAAALLATAMGLFVAIPALFGYNRLITRNKEVSADMRVFVDEFITRLAEMHGESQHSEAAHRREHHAAVPA; encoded by the coding sequence ATGCAACGCCTAATCCTGAGCCTGTTGATCTGCCTGGGCTTCGCGCTCCCGGCCACCGCCCATGCCTGGTGGCAAGACGATTGGCACTACCGCAAGCAGATCTCGGTAGACACCACCGCCCAAGGCGCCGCGATCAGCCAGGCCCTGGGCCGCACTGCGCTGCTGGTGCGCCTGCACACCGGCAACTTCACCTTTGACGGGGTCAAGGACGACGGCGCCGACCTGCGCTTTGTGAGTGCCGATGACAAGACCGTGTTCAACCATCAGATCGAAAGCTTCGACCCGCTGATGGGCATGGCGCTGATCTGGGTCGATGTGCCCAAGGTCGAAGGCGGCCAGCGCCAGGACCTGTGGATGTACTACGGCAACCAGAAGGCCCCGGCCACAGCCAACGGGCAACTGACATTTGATCCGAACTACACCGCGCTCTACCACTTTGACGGCGCCAACGGCACGCCGGCCCGGGACACCACGGCCTACGCCAATACCTCGGTTAACGCCAGCGGCGCGAGCATCGATGGCGTGATCGGCCGCGCCTTGCAGTTCGCCGGCCAGCCGTTGCTGTTGCCGGCCAGCCCGTCGTTGCAACACGCCGCCGGCGGCGCCTTCACCGCCAGCGCCTGGCTGCGCCTGGACCAGGCCAGTGGTGAGCAAGTGGTGCTGGCCCGCCGCGACGGCCCCCATAGCCTGTTACTGGGCGTGAACCAGGGCATGCCGTTTGTTGACGTCGACGGCCAGCGCGGCGTGTCGACCCAGCCGCTGAACCCCGGCCAATGGCAGCACCTGGCGTTCACCGCCGAGGGCGAAAAGATCACGCTGTATGTGAACGGCCGCGAAACCGCGACCCTCGCCGTGGCCCTGCCGGCGTTCAATACGCAACTGGCGGTTGGTGCCGACCTGCCAGACGCTGGTAGCACGCACCTGCCGTTCGCCGGGGCCATCGATGAGCTGCGCCTGTCCAAGGTGGCACGCCCGGGCGCACTGTTGCTGGCCGATGCCAATGCCCAGGGCGCCGAGTCGAAACTGGTGGCCTACGGGGTGGATGAAGAACAGTCGGGCTTCGGTTTTGGCAGCCTGGGCTTCCTGCTCAACGCCGTGCCGGTGGACGCCTGGGTGATCATCCTGGTGCTGGTGGCGATGATGTTCCAGTCGTGGGTCATCATGCTGCGCAAGAACCGCCAAGTCAGCCGTGTGAGCAGTGCCAACGAGATCTTCCGCGAGCACTTTGCACAGATCGGCACGCGCCTGGAGATGTATGCCGACGACGCCCAGTTGGGCGAACGTCTGCGCCATTCCTCGTTGTGGCGCCTGTACCTGGTGGCGGTCAAGGAGATCCGCACCCGCCGCGCCCAGGGCGCCGACACCTCGTCGGTCTCGGCCGCCACCATCGAAGCCATCCGTTGCTCCATGGACGGCGTACGCACCCGTGAAAACCAGCAGCTCAGCGCCAAGCTGTCGACCCTGTCCAACGCCATCGCTGGCGGCCCGTATATCGGCCTGCTCGGTACGGTGCTGGGGATCATGGTGGTGTTCCTCGGCACGGCCATGGCCGGTGACGTCAACATCAACGCCATCGCCCCGGGCATGGCGGCGGCCTTGCTGGCCACGGCCATGGGCCTGTTCGTCGCGATCCCCGCGCTGTTTGGCTACAACCGCCTGATCACGCGCAACAAGGAAGTCAGCGCCGACATGCGCGTGTTCGTCGATGAGTTCATCACCCGCCTGGCGGAGATGCATGGCGAGAGCCAGCACAGTGAAGCCGCGCACCGCCGCGAGCATCACGCCGCGGTTCCGGCCTGA
- a CDS encoding biopolymer transporter ExbD — protein MASVNASHDDDDDAAVDSINITPLVDVLMVVLVMFILTATAQVSGIQIHLPKASASVSLSEAKTKAISVNDGGQVFLDAYPVTLGELEERLRIEKALNPDFPVIVRGDAMVQYQKVIEVLDLLRRLELSQVGLVTGKPSQG, from the coding sequence ATGGCTTCCGTAAATGCCTCCCACGACGATGACGATGACGCCGCCGTCGACAGTATCAACATCACGCCCCTGGTGGACGTGCTGATGGTGGTGCTGGTGATGTTTATCCTCACCGCCACCGCCCAGGTCTCGGGCATCCAGATTCACCTGCCCAAGGCCAGCGCCTCGGTGTCGTTGTCGGAGGCCAAGACCAAGGCGATCTCCGTGAATGACGGCGGCCAGGTGTTCCTCGACGCCTACCCGGTGACCCTCGGCGAGCTGGAAGAGCGCCTGCGTATCGAGAAAGCGCTGAACCCGGATTTCCCGGTGATCGTGCGCGGCGACGCGATGGTGCAGTACCAGAAAGTCATCGAAGTGCTCGATTTGCTGCGTCGGCTGGAGCTGTCCCAGGTCGGGCTGGTCACCGGCAAACCGAGCCAGGGCTGA
- a CDS encoding energy transducer TonB, protein MTAQIPIAPLPVKKKPPLRPLKWGAGLLLGAVAAWFLWQWANDMSGVRREAPKVPTIIPLPPPPPPPPEKPKEPEPQVEEKVPEPVPSPEPEEVKPAEEAPPSPNEDLANPMQIDGDAQSGNDGFNIGAGKGGGMAGSGGGGLGTGTYKQYLAGTYQRLMREDPELRKKAFSIQIDLWLGAEGEVTKAVVAKSSGDAETDAQMLALVRAPRATQKPPASLTLPMRLSLKGRRPD, encoded by the coding sequence ATGACCGCACAGATCCCGATCGCGCCGTTGCCCGTGAAGAAGAAACCGCCGTTGCGCCCGCTGAAGTGGGGCGCCGGCCTGTTGCTGGGCGCCGTGGCAGCTTGGTTTTTATGGCAGTGGGCCAATGACATGAGTGGCGTGCGCCGCGAAGCGCCCAAGGTGCCGACGATTATTCCGTTGCCACCGCCGCCGCCACCACCGCCGGAGAAACCCAAGGAGCCCGAGCCCCAGGTCGAAGAAAAAGTCCCGGAACCGGTGCCCAGCCCCGAGCCCGAAGAGGTCAAGCCAGCCGAGGAAGCACCGCCTTCGCCTAACGAAGATTTAGCCAACCCGATGCAGATCGACGGCGATGCCCAGTCCGGCAATGACGGTTTCAACATCGGTGCCGGCAAGGGCGGCGGCATGGCGGGCAGCGGTGGCGGCGGGTTGGGCACCGGTACTTACAAACAGTACCTGGCCGGTACCTACCAACGCCTGATGCGCGAGGACCCGGAACTGCGCAAGAAAGCGTTTTCGATACAGATAGACCTGTGGTTGGGCGCTGAAGGCGAGGTGACCAAGGCAGTGGTGGCCAAGTCCAGCGGGGATGCCGAGACCGACGCCCAGATGCTCGCCCTGGTGCGTGCGCCGCGTGCCACCCAGAAGCCTCCGGCGTCGCTGACGCTGCCCATGCGCCTGTCCCTCAAGGGCCGGCGCCCAGATTGA
- a CDS encoding putative porin yields MISPVNRLTLAVGMVIATLVGQAAAAPVAPSENVTINLIRLLVQQGVLTQDTANGLIAQAEKEAQQARQANAAPVVAAGPTAAPGDVRVQYVPQAVRDQIRDQVKAEVMATAKQENWAQPNTFPDWISRISFDGDIRLRDESRYFSGNNSNNITDFAKLNDTGPYDVNKNSNTRFPPLLNTREDRENLFRLRARLGMKAVISPEWTAGIRIATGSDNNPVSTTQTLGGGFGKKDIWLDQGYLTWKTTDDMTLTAGRIGNPFYSTDMMYSNDLNFDGVAAIFNHSLNSEWGLFGTLGAFPVEYTSDTASSNGIDKEDSQTKWLFGGQIGADWKINRANRLKLAAAYYQFQDIEGERSSPCSPWAGAAGCDTDGTRVAFMQKGNTVFNLRNNTTNPATPATTPDPQFVGLASKFNVLDLNLVWDSELPSDFKLRSQGNFIHNLAYDKNEMLKRSEGEIVNNINSKGQFESGGNALMVSFTLGSALEMRKRGDWNVLAGYKYIQPDALPDGFNDSSFHLGGTNAKGYFIGGNYGIDKNIYASARWLSASEVYGAPFEVDVMQLELNTRF; encoded by the coding sequence ATGATTTCCCCCGTGAATCGACTGACCCTGGCGGTTGGCATGGTCATCGCGACCCTGGTTGGCCAGGCGGCGGCAGCCCCGGTCGCCCCCTCGGAAAACGTCACCATCAACCTGATCCGCCTGTTGGTGCAACAAGGCGTGTTGACCCAGGACACCGCCAATGGGCTGATTGCCCAGGCCGAAAAAGAAGCCCAGCAGGCGCGGCAGGCCAATGCCGCGCCGGTGGTGGCCGCAGGCCCGACCGCTGCGCCGGGCGATGTGCGCGTGCAGTACGTGCCGCAAGCGGTGCGCGATCAGATCCGCGACCAGGTCAAAGCCGAAGTCATGGCCACCGCCAAGCAGGAAAACTGGGCCCAGCCCAATACCTTTCCGGACTGGATCTCGCGTATCAGCTTTGATGGCGACATCCGCCTGCGCGATGAATCGCGCTACTTTTCGGGCAATAACAGCAACAACATCACTGACTTCGCGAAGCTCAATGACACCGGCCCCTACGACGTCAACAAAAACTCCAACACCCGCTTTCCACCCTTGCTCAACACCCGCGAGGACCGTGAAAACCTGTTCCGCCTGCGCGCACGCCTGGGCATGAAAGCGGTGATTTCACCGGAATGGACCGCCGGCATCCGCATCGCCACCGGCTCCGACAACAACCCGGTTTCCACCACCCAGACCCTCGGCGGCGGCTTCGGTAAAAAGGATATCTGGCTGGACCAGGGCTACCTGACCTGGAAAACCACGGATGACATGACCTTGACCGCCGGGCGCATCGGCAATCCGTTCTACTCCACCGACATGATGTACTCCAACGACCTCAACTTCGACGGCGTGGCGGCGATCTTCAACCACAGCCTCAATAGCGAATGGGGCCTGTTCGGGACGCTCGGCGCGTTCCCGGTCGAATACACCTCCGACACCGCCAGTTCCAACGGTATCGACAAGGAAGACAGTCAAACCAAATGGCTGTTCGGCGGGCAAATCGGTGCCGACTGGAAGATCAATCGGGCTAACCGCCTCAAGCTTGCCGCTGCCTACTACCAGTTCCAGGATATCGAAGGCGAACGCTCCAGCCCTTGCTCGCCGTGGGCCGGAGCCGCGGGTTGCGATACCGACGGCACGCGTGTGGCCTTTATGCAAAAAGGCAACACGGTGTTCAATTTGCGCAACAACACCACCAACCCGGCCACCCCAGCCACCACGCCGGACCCGCAATTCGTCGGCCTGGCCTCCAAGTTCAACGTGCTGGACCTCAACCTGGTCTGGGACAGCGAACTGCCCAGCGACTTCAAGCTGCGCAGCCAGGGCAACTTCATCCACAACCTGGCCTACGACAAGAACGAGATGCTCAAGCGCAGCGAGGGCGAGATCGTCAACAACATCAACAGCAAGGGCCAGTTTGAAAGTGGCGGCAATGCCTTGATGGTCTCCTTCACCCTCGGCAGCGCGCTGGAGATGCGCAAGCGCGGCGACTGGAACGTGCTGGCCGGCTACAAGTACATCCAGCCCGACGCCTTGCCCGACGGTTTCAACGACTCCTCATTTCACCTCGGCGGCACCAACGCCAAGGGTTACTTCATTGGCGGCAACTACGGCATCGACAAGAACATCTACGCCAGTGCGCGCTGGTTGAGCGCGTCCGAAGTGTATGGCGCGCCGTTCGAAGTGGATGTGATGCAACTGGAACTCAACACGCGCTTTTAA
- a CDS encoding DNA repair protein, protein MNTRICGLLLLFVATAASAEGMEERLRTQLRSTTQQLQALQSEQAQASAARIAAETQAKQAQAQIKQLTAELEKTRGVAEQMAGQQQSLHNQAQAQVAASNEQIGKFKKAYDELLVLAKGKEAERGRLQAQLSERDTQVQQCSVKNQQMYGVAQQLLAAYEKIDVAEVMSIRQPFASGARVKFEELAQGFGDDLYKSRFDAPQAGVNH, encoded by the coding sequence ATGAACACGCGAATCTGCGGGCTGCTGTTGCTGTTCGTCGCCACAGCGGCGTCGGCCGAAGGCATGGAGGAACGCTTGCGTACGCAATTGCGCAGCACCACCCAGCAATTGCAGGCGCTGCAAAGCGAGCAGGCCCAGGCCAGCGCGGCGCGTATCGCCGCCGAAACCCAGGCCAAACAGGCTCAGGCACAAATCAAGCAACTGACCGCCGAGCTGGAGAAAACCCGTGGCGTGGCCGAGCAAATGGCCGGCCAGCAGCAGAGTTTGCACAACCAGGCGCAAGCGCAGGTGGCGGCGAGCAACGAGCAGATCGGTAAGTTCAAGAAGGCCTATGACGAACTGCTGGTGCTGGCCAAGGGCAAGGAAGCCGAGCGCGGCCGCTTGCAGGCACAACTGAGCGAACGTGACACACAAGTGCAGCAATGTTCAGTCAAGAATCAACAGATGTACGGCGTGGCCCAGCAATTGCTCGCGGCCTACGAAAAGATCGATGTGGCCGAGGTGATGAGTATTCGCCAGCCCTTCGCCAGCGGCGCGCGGGTCAAGTTCGAGGAACTGGCCCAGGGCTTTGGCGACGATCTGTACAAGAGCCGTTTCGATGCGCCCCAGGCGGGCGTCAATCATTGA
- a CDS encoding YbjN domain-containing protein: MNELIINVTTQSLTDLLQEAGYRVNQTEQNGIVQLLSASQGIGFAVRFGNPAAEQGSYVDFTYSCALRIQGELPEGLAQVWNASRRFARLSVQGEFLLMEMDVVVAGVGALHLRSQLELWDRLLQEFIVYLREYSQQAAQLQAQAEAVATDAEAPVL; this comes from the coding sequence ATGAACGAATTGATCATCAACGTGACCACCCAGAGCCTCACCGACCTGCTGCAAGAGGCCGGTTATCGCGTGAACCAGACCGAGCAGAACGGTATCGTGCAGTTGCTCAGCGCCAGCCAGGGCATCGGCTTTGCCGTGCGCTTCGGCAACCCGGCGGCAGAGCAGGGCAGTTATGTGGATTTCACCTACAGCTGTGCGCTGCGCATTCAAGGGGAGCTGCCCGAGGGCCTGGCCCAGGTATGGAACGCCTCGCGACGGTTCGCGCGGCTGTCGGTGCAGGGTGAATTCCTGTTGATGGAAATGGACGTGGTGGTGGCCGGTGTTGGCGCACTGCACTTGCGCAGTCAGTTGGAATTGTGGGACCGCCTGCTGCAGGAGTTTATTGTCTACCTGCGTGAATACAGCCAGCAGGCAGCGCAGTTGCAGGCCCAGGCCGAGGCGGTGGCCACTGACGCAGAGGCACCTGTCCTGTGA